A genomic segment from Aegilops tauschii subsp. strangulata cultivar AL8/78 chromosome 1, Aet v6.0, whole genome shotgun sequence encodes:
- the LOC141023522 gene encoding inositol-tetrakisphosphate 1-kinase 4-like — MVADHQSSPRPRFTIGYALPPGKAGSVIQPPLEALAAERGMRLVAVDPSLPLADQGPFDLIIHKLFDPAWRARLEAFSALHPAVPVVDAPAAVDRLLDRFTMLDVVPGLAAGLDYPLSVPAQVTVSDAAALAADDPSHGLRFPLIAKPLAVDGSASSHDLCLVYRAEGLRGLHTPVVLQEFVNHGGVLFKVYVVGSRAVCVRRSSLPDVPAARLADPGADASVPFANISSRPALDKGEDSMTPPAAFVDQVARGLRQALGLHLLNFDMFAATELDDGGRRRYFLVDINYFPGFAKMPGYETALTDFFAEMIQLGTAGAASQEKLESVPCNGLDLEETGSALDSTCPVPMA; from the coding sequence ATGGTGGCCGACCACCAGTCCTCCCCGCGGCCGCGGTTCACCATCGGCTACGCGCTGCCGCCCGGCAAGGCGGGCAGCGTCATCCAGCCGCCGCTCGAGGCCCTCGCGGCGGAGCGCGGCATGCGCCTCGTCGCCGTCGACCCCTCGCTCCCCCTGGCCGACCAGGGTCCCTTCGACCTCATCATCCACAAGCTCTTCGACCCGGCCTGGCGCGCGCGGCTGGAGGCCTTCTCCGCGCTCCACCCCGCCGTGCCCGTCGTcgacgcccccgccgccgtcgaccgcctGCTCGACCGCTTCACCATGCTCGACGTCGTCCCCGGGCTCGCCGCCGGCCTGGACTACCCGCTGTCCGTCCCCGCGCAGGTCACCGTGAGCGACGCCGCCGCGCTGGCCGCGGACGACCCGTCCCACGGCCTCCGCTTCCCGCTCATCGCCAAGCCGCTGGCCGTCGACGGCAGCGCCAGCTCCCACGACCTCTGCCTGGTGTACCGCGCCGAGGGCCTCCGCGGCCTCCACACCCCCGTCGTCCTCCAGGAGTTCGTCAACCACGGCGGCGTGCTCTTCAAGGTCTACGTGGTGGGCAGCCGCGCCGTCTGCGTCCGCCGCAGCAGCCTGCCGGACGTGCCCGCGGCGCGCCTCGCGGACCCCGGCGCCGACGCCTCCGTCCCCTTCGCCAACATCTCCAGCCGCCCCGCGCTGGACAAGGGGGAGGACTCGATGACGCCGCCCGCCGCGTTCGTGGACCAGGTCGCGCGCGGGCTCCGGCAGGCGCTGGGGCTGCACCTCCTCAACTTCGACATGTTCGCGGCGACGGAGCTGGACGACGGCGGCCGGCGGAGGTACTTCCTCGTGGACATCAACTACTTCCCGGGGTTCGCCAAGATGCCGGGCTACGAGACCGCTCTCACGGATTTCTTCGCCGAGATGATTCAGCTCGGCACTGCAGGCGCCGCCAGCCAAGAGAAGCTCGAATCTGTGCCGTGCAATGGCCTAGATCTCGAGGAAACTGGGTCTGCTTTGGACTCGACCTGCCCCGTGCCCATGGCTTAG